From Pelotomaculum isophthalicicum JI:
AGCACCGTCTTGAAGAACCGCTGCCTGTTTTAGCCAGATACCTGGTCATCCAGATTTTCTGAAACGCAAAACGAAAGGATGTGCACGCCGGTGAACGGAAGCAGACGTTTGCCCATCTTTGACGCCGCTGTGAAAGTATTTGCCGAAAAAGGGTTTGCCCGGGCCACAGTGGAGGAGATCGCGAAACAAGCGGGCATCGCCAAGGGAACCATCTACTACAACTACAAAGGCAAAAAGGAGCTATTCCTTTCACTCCTCGAGGAAGGGATCGAAAGGCTGGAAGCCGCCGTCAGCCGGGAGGTGGCGCGCAAAGACACCGTCCTGGCCAAGTTAGAGGCCCTGGTTTCCGCCCAGTTGAGTTTTTTTGAGGAATACCGGGACTACTGTAAGATCCTCTTGAGCGAAGTCTGGGGGCTGGGCCACCGGTGGGAAGAGCAGGTCCAGCGGCTGCGCTCGGGTTACTTCAAAACTATTCAAGAGTTGCTGGAAAAAGGCCAAGCGGAAGGGGTGATCCGCGACGATCTGGAAACGGAGACGACGGCGGCCGCCATTTTTGGGGCGGTGGGGGTGGCCGCCCTAGACCGGTTTGTTTTTGCCCAAGAATATAAATACGACCAGATCTTGCAGACGCTAAGACAATTTTTACTCAAAGGGGTTCAGGCGACTTGATGCGGAAGAAATAATCTGAAAACGCCGAACCAATACAAAGAATACGTGGCCGGTGATATTTTTGATGTTCGGGACGATATGGGAGACAATTTAGAAAGCATTTAAACCGCAGGACACCCACGCCTGGCTAAAAGCCGGAGTGGGTGTCCTGCGCCTGCCCTGGTTGCTAAATAACCGTTAAAACCGGCAGCACAAAGACCTTAAAGCCCTTACCGTCAAGCCGTAAGGAAAATTTCTTAAGGTCTTCCAAGGTCC
This genomic window contains:
- a CDS encoding TetR/AcrR family transcriptional regulator, which encodes MNGSRRLPIFDAAVKVFAEKGFARATVEEIAKQAGIAKGTIYYNYKGKKELFLSLLEEGIERLEAAVSREVARKDTVLAKLEALVSAQLSFFEEYRDYCKILLSEVWGLGHRWEEQVQRLRSGYFKTIQELLEKGQAEGVIRDDLETETTAAAIFGAVGVAALDRFVFAQEYKYDQILQTLRQFLLKGVQAT